The Sphingobacterium bambusae genome includes a window with the following:
- the miaA gene encoding tRNA (adenosine(37)-N6)-dimethylallyltransferase MiaA, producing MIKQTINDNMQEGETTPPHFLYTLLGPTASGKTALAIAFAKEIAGEIISIDSRQVYRGMDIGTGKDLDAYGNIPYHLIDIRDPKERYDIAQFQSDFHTAYQDIIARGKAPIAVGGTGMYMHSLIVKQPYIQVPVDQSFRDQLVSLDKPTLQAKLATYDIPTDFKIDYSSHKRIVRALEILEALKSGFLPAKEAVIYNPLVFGLDPALDLRRQRISERLKARLNGGMIQEVEQLLAEGVTHAELQFYGLEYKYSSMYLLGDMDRERYFTKLETEIHRYAKRQMTFFRKMEKDGVKIHWLNEDSTEAKLKAMLEIIKEESL from the coding sequence GTGATAAAACAGACAATCAACGATAACATGCAGGAGGGGGAAACAACCCCTCCTCATTTTTTATATACCCTTTTGGGACCGACAGCCTCTGGCAAAACAGCACTGGCCATAGCTTTTGCCAAGGAGATTGCCGGCGAGATCATCAGCATCGATTCTAGGCAAGTATATCGGGGTATGGATATTGGTACCGGAAAAGATCTTGACGCCTATGGGAACATCCCGTACCATCTCATTGACATCCGAGATCCGAAAGAGCGCTACGATATCGCACAGTTTCAAAGTGATTTCCACACGGCCTATCAAGACATCATTGCAAGAGGTAAAGCTCCGATCGCCGTCGGTGGAACGGGCATGTACATGCATTCGCTCATCGTGAAACAGCCTTATATACAGGTACCGGTTGACCAATCCTTTCGAGATCAGTTGGTCTCTTTGGACAAACCTACCTTGCAGGCGAAGTTAGCAACGTACGACATCCCAACCGATTTTAAAATAGATTACAGCTCCCACAAAAGAATAGTTCGCGCCTTGGAGATCTTGGAGGCGCTGAAGAGCGGATTCCTGCCAGCGAAAGAAGCCGTAATCTATAATCCGCTGGTTTTCGGCCTAGATCCTGCGCTTGACCTTCGCCGGCAACGCATCAGCGAGCGACTAAAAGCAAGGCTGAACGGAGGAATGATACAAGAAGTCGAACAGCTGTTGGCAGAAGGTGTAACACACGCCGAGCTACAATTCTATGGACTCGAATACAAATACAGTTCCATGTACCTTTTGGGAGACATGGATAGAGAGCGCTACTTTACGAAGCTCGAAACAGAGATACACCGGTATGCCAAAAGGCAGATGACCTTTTTTCGGAAAATGGAAAAGGATGGCGTCAAGATACACTGGCTAAATGAGGATTCCACAGAAGCAAAGCTGAAGGCAATGTTGGAAATTATTAAAGAGGAATCTCTCTAA
- a CDS encoding Gfo/Idh/MocA family protein yields the protein MKRKLRMGMVGGGKDAFIGAVHRIAAFMDGKIELVCGAFSVDPEVSRQSGEDLFIAPDRVYANYEEMISKEAALPEGERMDFLTIVTPNFLHFGPAKLALENGFDVVVEKPMTVTLDEAKELQAIVESTGRTLCLTHTYSGYPMVKQAKAMVKDGHFGKIRKIVVEYPQGWLSRLSEREGNAGAAWRADPKKSGLSLVMGDIGTHAAHLAEYVTGLRITELCADLTTFVEGRLLDDDGSVLLRFEDGAKGVLMASQISAGEENAVRLRIYGEKGGLEWANEDPNNLIIKMLDQPRQIYRTGNAYAAPYTLSSFATHNTRIPAGHPEGLLESFANIYRNFAATASAKREGRTPTPEELDFPSVQDGVRGMAFVQNVVASNESNEKWTKFVL from the coding sequence ATGAAACGTAAATTACGTATGGGTATGGTTGGCGGGGGCAAGGACGCCTTTATTGGCGCGGTTCACCGTATTGCAGCCTTTATGGATGGAAAAATAGAACTGGTCTGCGGAGCTTTCAGCGTAGACCCCGAAGTTTCCAGACAATCGGGTGAAGACCTTTTTATTGCTCCTGATAGAGTTTACGCCAATTACGAGGAGATGATAAGCAAGGAAGCCGCACTTCCTGAGGGAGAGCGCATGGATTTCCTCACCATCGTTACGCCAAACTTTTTGCATTTCGGCCCAGCAAAGCTGGCTTTGGAAAATGGATTTGACGTCGTTGTTGAAAAACCAATGACCGTTACCTTGGATGAAGCAAAAGAATTGCAAGCAATTGTAGAGAGCACAGGACGTACGCTATGCTTGACGCATACCTATTCCGGCTACCCAATGGTGAAACAAGCCAAAGCGATGGTAAAAGACGGACACTTTGGCAAGATCCGTAAAATTGTGGTGGAATATCCGCAAGGATGGTTGAGCCGATTATCCGAGAGAGAAGGAAATGCGGGTGCTGCTTGGCGAGCCGATCCAAAGAAATCAGGCTTATCCTTGGTGATGGGCGATATAGGAACACATGCTGCGCACCTTGCTGAGTACGTCACCGGCCTTCGCATCACGGAGCTTTGTGCTGATTTAACAACATTCGTGGAAGGCCGTTTGCTGGATGATGACGGATCGGTATTATTACGCTTTGAAGATGGAGCGAAAGGTGTGTTAATGGCTTCGCAGATATCTGCCGGCGAAGAAAATGCAGTAAGGCTCCGTATTTACGGAGAAAAAGGTGGTTTAGAATGGGCCAATGAAGACCCAAACAACCTGATCATCAAAATGCTGGATCAGCCACGTCAGATCTACCGCACGGGAAATGCTTATGCTGCTCCCTACACGTTAAGTTCTTTCGCGACGCACAACACGCGCATCCCTGCCGGACATCCGGAAGGCCTGCTGGAATCCTTTGCAAACATCTACAGAAACTTCGCAGCTACTGCGAGCGCAAAAAGGGAAGGCAGAACACCTACACCAGAAGAACTGGATTTTCCCTCCGTACAGGATGGCGTTCGTGGAATGGCCTTTGTACAAAATGTAGTTGCCAGCAACGAGAGCAATGAAAAATGGACTAAATTTGTACTGTGA